The Thalassotalea nanhaiensis genome has a window encoding:
- the nhaB gene encoding sodium/proton antiporter NhaB, whose protein sequence is MEQTYLQAIYRNFLGQAPQWYKLTIISFLILNPIIFFFISPYVAGWALVLEFIFTLAMALKCYPLQPGGLLAIQAIAMGMSTPDQVLHEITINLEVVLLLIFMVAGIYFMKNLLLFLFTKIITKVKSKIVVSLLFCFSSAFLSAFLDALTVIAVIISVAVGFYSVYHKVASGKQTSNAHDHTSDNDLPDYSRDDLQQFRAYLRNLLMHAGVGTALGGVMTIVGEPQNLIIGEQAGWSFIEFAIRMSPVTLPVLLFGLITCFLVEKFKVFSYGVKMPANVRKILVDFDLEESSQRTKSDKAKLLAQGLIAVWLIVGLALHLASVGLIGLTVIILATSFTGIIEEHQIGHAFEEALPFTALLAVFFAVVAVIIDQQLFTPVITWVLTYEGDMQLVMFYLANGVLSMVSDNVFVGTVYITEVKKALLAGQITRDQFDMLAVAINTGTNLPSVATPNGQAAFLFLLTSALAPLIRLSYGRMVYMAIPYTIVLTIVGLIMIYSGTLVEYTNIFYDMGIIEHHNTLDGGSSSSH, encoded by the coding sequence ATGGAGCAAACATATTTGCAGGCAATTTACCGAAATTTTTTAGGTCAAGCGCCACAATGGTATAAGTTAACAATAATCAGTTTCCTTATATTAAACCCAATTATTTTCTTCTTTATTTCGCCTTACGTTGCAGGTTGGGCACTTGTATTAGAATTTATTTTCACTTTGGCAATGGCGTTAAAATGCTATCCACTTCAACCTGGTGGTTTACTCGCAATACAAGCAATTGCAATGGGAATGAGTACGCCAGATCAAGTGCTGCATGAGATAACCATCAATTTAGAAGTAGTGTTACTATTAATCTTCATGGTTGCCGGTATTTACTTCATGAAAAACTTATTATTATTTTTATTTACTAAAATAATAACTAAAGTGAAATCTAAAATAGTCGTTTCATTGTTATTCTGTTTTTCAAGTGCCTTTTTATCAGCGTTTCTAGATGCACTTACGGTAATCGCCGTGATCATCAGTGTCGCAGTTGGTTTCTATTCTGTTTATCACAAGGTTGCTTCAGGTAAACAAACAAGCAATGCTCATGACCATACTTCAGATAATGATTTACCTGATTACTCCCGTGATGACTTACAACAGTTTCGCGCCTATTTACGTAACCTATTAATGCATGCCGGTGTTGGTACAGCTCTAGGTGGTGTAATGACTATCGTTGGCGAACCGCAAAACTTAATCATTGGTGAGCAAGCAGGTTGGAGCTTTATTGAATTTGCTATTCGTATGTCACCGGTTACTTTACCTGTATTATTGTTTGGTCTAATAACGTGTTTCCTTGTTGAGAAATTCAAAGTCTTTTCTTACGGTGTAAAAATGCCAGCTAACGTGCGCAAAATCTTAGTAGATTTTGATCTAGAAGAATCAAGCCAACGCACTAAGTCAGATAAAGCAAAACTATTAGCCCAAGGCTTAATTGCTGTATGGTTAATTGTTGGTTTAGCATTGCATTTAGCGTCTGTTGGATTGATTGGTTTAACCGTAATAATCTTAGCTACGTCATTTACCGGCATTATTGAAGAGCACCAAATTGGCCACGCATTTGAAGAAGCACTACCATTTACCGCATTACTTGCTGTGTTCTTTGCGGTAGTGGCAGTTATTATCGACCAACAACTATTTACGCCAGTAATTACTTGGGTACTCACCTATGAAGGTGATATGCAATTGGTGATGTTCTACCTTGCCAATGGCGTATTATCTATGGTTAGTGATAATGTGTTTGTTGGTACTGTTTACATAACCGAAGTGAAAAAAGCATTGCTTGCCGGGCAGATCACCCGTGATCAGTTTGATATGTTAGCTGTAGCAATTAATACAGGTACAAACTTACCTTCGGTAGCAACGCCTAACGGACAAGCAGCGTTCTTATTCTTGCTTACCTCAGCGCTTGCTCCGCTAATTCGTTTGTCTTATGGACGCATGGTGTATATGGCAATACCTTATACCATTGTATTAACCATTGTTGGCTTAATAATGATTTACTCAGGTACATTAGTAGAATACACCAACATATTTTACGATATGGGCATAATTGAACATCATAATACGTTAGATGGTGGAAGCTCATCGAGCCACTAA
- the dsbB gene encoding disulfide bond formation protein DsbB encodes MLKTLNNFVLNPLSWWLLAISALGLEFSALYFQYGLGLEPCIMCIYQRVAILAIMAGGIIGAVGNNLLTSRLIGFVLWAVGAIWGLLIAIEHVDIQSNAGSLFYTCDLIPNFPSWMPLHEWFPAIFEATGDCGEISWSFLGYSMPQWMIVVYGMYTALFAIFFSSRIVNLMKNKG; translated from the coding sequence ATGCTAAAAACCTTAAATAATTTTGTTTTAAACCCACTTTCTTGGTGGCTATTAGCCATTTCAGCTTTGGGTTTAGAGTTCAGTGCTCTTTATTTTCAATATGGCTTAGGTCTTGAGCCGTGCATCATGTGTATTTATCAACGGGTTGCAATTTTAGCGATTATGGCTGGCGGTATCATTGGCGCTGTTGGCAATAATCTACTTACCAGTAGGTTAATAGGATTCGTTTTATGGGCTGTTGGTGCAATTTGGGGACTGTTAATTGCTATAGAGCATGTTGATATTCAATCAAATGCTGGTTCATTATTTTATACCTGCGACCTTATCCCTAACTTTCCTAGTTGGATGCCATTGCATGAATGGTTTCCGGCAATATTTGAAGCCACAGGTGATTGTGGTGAAATTTCTTGGTCATTTTTAGGCTACTCTATGCCGCAATGGATGATTGTTGTTTATGGTATGTATACCGCATTATTTGCAATATTTTTTAGCTCTCGTATAGTTAACTTAATGAAAAATAAAGGCTAA
- a CDS encoding SLC13 family permease, which translates to MRRHHFIYLSPIAALLFYFLLLNLGFESKAAITGGITLLTVMFWVTEAIPIPATSIIPFALLPMFNIVDHKTVASALGSHVILLLMGAFMLSKALEKSNAHERLAVYMVKLVGVSSGRRLVFGFMFAAAMLSMWISNTATVLIMLPMALAILSHVDNPKLKVALILGIAYASSVGGIGTLIGTPPNVIFMGIYEEQTGTEFGFVQWMKIGVPVVLVAIPIMALWLTRNVHLQEKIVLPELGPWRSEERRTLFVFAFTALAWITRKEPFGGWSSLFEIPMVGDSTVALAAVVLMFAIPNGKGSRLLDWDSAKTIPWGMLLLFAGGIALAKGFVASGLSDMLGQWLTSLANLPLFLMLLTICLVVTYLTEITSNTATATLLMPILAVAAISSGYDAKMFMIPAAMCASCAFMLPVATAPNAIAYGTGEIEIKQMVTEGAILSVLIATVVAMMCYLLLG; encoded by the coding sequence ATGAGAAGACATCACTTTATTTATCTTTCACCCATTGCGGCTTTGCTTTTCTATTTTTTATTGCTCAATTTAGGCTTTGAGTCAAAAGCAGCGATAACGGGTGGTATAACACTACTTACGGTCATGTTTTGGGTAACTGAAGCAATCCCCATTCCGGCAACATCCATCATCCCATTTGCATTGTTACCTATGTTCAACATTGTTGATCATAAAACGGTTGCTTCCGCATTAGGTTCCCATGTTATTTTACTTTTAATGGGCGCTTTTATGTTATCTAAAGCATTAGAGAAAAGTAATGCTCATGAGCGCTTAGCTGTTTATATGGTAAAGCTGGTTGGCGTTTCCAGTGGAAGACGTTTGGTGTTTGGTTTTATGTTTGCCGCTGCCATGTTAAGTATGTGGATCTCCAATACCGCAACGGTATTGATAATGCTTCCCATGGCGTTAGCTATTTTAAGTCATGTTGATAACCCAAAATTAAAAGTTGCGCTGATATTAGGCATTGCTTATGCATCAAGTGTGGGAGGAATAGGGACGTTAATTGGTACACCTCCGAATGTTATTTTTATGGGCATCTATGAAGAGCAAACGGGTACAGAATTTGGCTTTGTACAATGGATGAAAATAGGTGTGCCGGTTGTACTTGTTGCCATTCCAATTATGGCTCTTTGGTTAACGCGCAATGTACATTTACAGGAAAAAATTGTTTTGCCCGAGCTTGGGCCTTGGCGCAGTGAAGAACGTAGAACATTGTTTGTGTTTGCTTTTACCGCGCTTGCATGGATCACCAGAAAGGAGCCGTTTGGTGGCTGGAGCTCCTTGTTTGAAATCCCTATGGTTGGTGACAGCACTGTAGCGCTTGCCGCTGTTGTATTAATGTTTGCTATTCCTAATGGCAAGGGGTCAAGGTTACTCGACTGGGATAGCGCTAAAACTATTCCTTGGGGAATGTTACTACTGTTTGCCGGTGGTATCGCGCTGGCCAAAGGCTTCGTTGCTTCTGGCTTATCTGACATGCTCGGCCAATGGTTAACCTCTCTTGCCAATTTACCACTATTTTTAATGTTACTAACCATATGTTTAGTTGTGACTTATTTGACTGAAATTACCAGCAATACAGCAACAGCAACACTGCTAATGCCAATACTTGCCGTTGCTGCGATATCTTCGGGTTATGATGCGAAAATGTTTATGATCCCCGCGGCCATGTGCGCTAGTTGTGCATTTATGCTGCCAGTAGCAACTGCGCCAAATGCAATAGCCTATGGTACAGGTGAAATTGAGATCAAGCAGATGGTAACCGAAGGAGCAATTTTAAGTGTGTTGATTGCCACAGTAGTGGCGATGATGTGCTATTTATTGCTTGGTTAG
- the nagZ gene encoding beta-N-acetylhexosaminidase, with the protein MSALMIDVHGTSLTGEDKEIIAHPKVGGLILFSRNFESIEQLIALNKSIKALNPNLLIAVDHEGGRVQRFRDGFTKIPAMGKIYQHASTIASAENIMAIASNIASHMGYLMAVEVQSVGIDISFAPVLDIDDISDVIGDRGFHKDPTVVTELANAFIQGMKLAGMKTTGKHFPGHGSVKEDSHIAMPVDNRSKQDIFSHDMCVFKKLIQQNQIDALMPAHVIYPEVDALPVGFSPYWLQTILRKELGFQGVIFSDDLSMQGATSAGGYAERCEAAYEAGCDMLLVCNDRVGAIEAIDKANLPNRAASIARVQSMLNKSNYNFKQLKSQATWQKSQQHLFS; encoded by the coding sequence ATGTCAGCTTTAATGATCGATGTGCATGGCACATCGTTAACGGGTGAAGATAAAGAAATTATTGCTCATCCTAAAGTGGGTGGCTTAATTTTATTTAGCCGTAACTTTGAATCTATTGAACAACTAATAGCCCTCAATAAAAGCATAAAAGCGCTTAACCCAAATCTGTTGATCGCTGTTGACCACGAGGGCGGGCGAGTACAACGCTTCAGAGACGGCTTTACTAAAATTCCTGCCATGGGGAAAATCTACCAGCATGCAAGTACAATTGCATCTGCTGAAAATATCATGGCTATTGCATCGAACATTGCTTCACATATGGGCTATTTAATGGCTGTTGAAGTGCAGAGTGTTGGTATTGATATAAGTTTTGCTCCTGTTCTGGATATAGATGATATCAGTGATGTAATTGGCGACAGAGGCTTTCACAAAGACCCTACCGTAGTTACTGAACTTGCAAATGCCTTTATTCAAGGAATGAAATTGGCCGGTATGAAAACTACTGGTAAGCATTTTCCTGGGCACGGTAGTGTTAAGGAAGATTCTCATATAGCAATGCCTGTTGATAACCGCAGCAAACAAGATATATTTTCCCATGATATGTGCGTATTTAAAAAATTAATTCAACAAAATCAGATTGATGCGTTAATGCCTGCTCATGTCATTTATCCTGAAGTGGATGCCTTGCCGGTTGGTTTTTCACCTTATTGGTTGCAAACTATTTTAAGAAAAGAGTTAGGCTTTCAGGGCGTTATATTTAGTGATGACTTATCAATGCAAGGCGCAACTAGCGCCGGAGGGTATGCTGAGCGCTGTGAAGCTGCGTATGAAGCAGGCTGTGATATGCTGCTTGTTTGCAACGACAGAGTTGGTGCCATTGAAGCAATTGATAAAGCTAACTTGCCAAACCGTGCCGCTAGTATCGCTCGAGTGCAATCCATGCTAAATAAATCCAATTACAATTTTAAGCAACTCAAGAGCCAAGCAACTTGGCAAAAAAGTCAGCAGCACTTGTTCAGCTAA
- a CDS encoding TetR/AcrR family transcriptional regulator gives MNTKTKILNAAELLFAEKGFATTSLREITSDAEVNLAAVNYHFGSKKELIKALMKRYLDQLSPVLVSALTEVNEQAEKPTLEQVFTAFIEPLLTLNDFRENGTSTFLQLLGRSYTDSQGFLRWFITTTYPDILDNFVAAVHRAYPELSSEDIFWRLHFTMGTAVFTMSSTGALIDIAQNDFDEKVDVAGVIRRIIPYVAAGVGAPISKV, from the coding sequence ATGAACACAAAAACAAAAATTTTAAATGCAGCGGAGCTTCTCTTTGCTGAAAAAGGCTTTGCTACTACTTCTTTAAGAGAAATTACCAGTGATGCGGAAGTGAATTTAGCGGCGGTTAATTATCACTTCGGTTCAAAAAAAGAGTTAATTAAGGCGCTGATGAAGCGCTACCTTGACCAACTGTCACCTGTATTGGTTAGCGCCTTAACCGAGGTCAATGAACAAGCAGAAAAACCTACTTTAGAACAAGTGTTTACCGCGTTTATAGAGCCTTTACTTACCCTTAATGACTTTAGAGAAAATGGCACTAGTACATTTTTACAGTTATTAGGCCGCAGTTATACTGACAGCCAAGGTTTTTTACGTTGGTTTATCACTACAACGTACCCGGATATTCTAGATAATTTTGTTGCTGCAGTGCATAGGGCTTATCCGGAATTGTCGTCTGAAGACATCTTTTGGCGCTTGCATTTCACTATGGGTACCGCAGTATTTACAATGTCATCAACAGGTGCACTAATTGATATTGCACAGAACGATTTTGATGAAAAAGTAGATGTGGCCGGTGTTATTCGCCGTATTATCCCTTATGTTGCCGCAGGTGTTGGCGCTCCAATAAGTAAAGTATAA
- a CDS encoding M2 family metallopeptidase: MKTFKLTSAALLVAAAITTTGCVEKSNTPAAEPVKTVYTVADVDKFIADTAKELEQLNNHGSKVEWIYQNFITDDTAALSAAAAQEYSEAGVRFALQAAKFDDVEVGSEQRRKLNILKQALVLPAPQDSAKSAELAKIAADLGGMYGKGTYTNASGEKQSLGQLTSVMAKSRDYNELLDAWQGWRTISPEMKPLFVREVELANEGAQGLGYPDLGAMWRSNYDMPADEFANELDRLWEQVKPLYDALHCHVRAELGEHYGEDKVPQDEAIPAHLLGNMWAQSWGNVYDLVAPEDADPGYSVTDQLIKHEYSEIDMVKGAENFFTSLGFEKLPETFWERSLFTKPEDRDVVCHASAWNLDSQDDIRIKMCIQKTGEEFSTIHHELGHNFYQRAYKDQSVFFQNSANDGFHEAIGDTIALSVTPAYLKEIGLIDTIPDESKDIGLLMKMALEKIAFIPFGLLVDQWRWKVFNGEITPENYNTAWWELREKYQGVKAPIARAATDFDPGAKYHVPGNVPYSRYFLAHILQFEFHKSLCEIAGNEGSINRCSIYNNKEAGAKLNQVLEMGSSQTWQEAHKVLTGTEQMDASAVLDYFAPLKVWLDEKNQGRQCGF, from the coding sequence ATGAAAACATTTAAACTTACCAGTGCAGCACTATTAGTCGCTGCAGCAATCACGACAACAGGTTGCGTAGAAAAATCAAATACACCCGCAGCTGAGCCAGTTAAGACTGTATATACCGTTGCTGACGTAGATAAATTTATAGCCGATACCGCCAAGGAACTAGAACAACTAAATAACCACGGCTCAAAGGTTGAGTGGATTTACCAAAACTTTATTACCGATGATACAGCTGCACTATCAGCTGCCGCCGCGCAAGAGTATTCAGAAGCCGGTGTTCGTTTTGCCCTACAAGCAGCGAAGTTTGATGACGTTGAAGTTGGATCTGAGCAACGTCGTAAACTAAATATTTTAAAACAAGCACTGGTTTTGCCCGCCCCTCAGGATTCAGCAAAAAGTGCTGAGCTTGCCAAAATTGCAGCCGATTTAGGTGGCATGTACGGTAAAGGTACTTACACAAATGCAAGCGGTGAAAAACAAAGTTTAGGTCAATTAACCTCTGTAATGGCTAAGTCTCGTGACTACAACGAATTATTAGATGCATGGCAAGGTTGGCGTACAATCAGCCCAGAAATGAAACCGTTATTTGTTCGAGAAGTAGAGCTTGCCAACGAAGGTGCTCAAGGATTAGGTTACCCTGATTTAGGCGCTATGTGGCGCTCGAACTACGATATGCCCGCAGATGAGTTTGCTAATGAACTAGACCGTCTATGGGAGCAAGTAAAGCCTTTATATGATGCGTTACATTGTCATGTTCGAGCAGAACTGGGTGAACATTACGGTGAAGATAAAGTGCCTCAAGATGAAGCTATTCCTGCGCATCTTCTCGGTAATATGTGGGCACAAAGTTGGGGCAACGTATACGACTTAGTAGCCCCTGAAGATGCCGATCCAGGTTACTCTGTTACAGACCAGTTAATTAAGCATGAATACAGTGAAATCGACATGGTTAAAGGGGCTGAAAACTTCTTCACCTCATTAGGTTTTGAAAAGCTACCTGAAACATTTTGGGAACGTTCGTTATTCACCAAGCCCGAAGACCGTGACGTTGTTTGTCATGCCTCAGCATGGAACCTTGATTCACAAGACGATATACGTATAAAAATGTGTATTCAAAAAACCGGCGAAGAGTTTTCTACAATTCATCATGAGTTAGGGCATAACTTTTATCAACGTGCCTACAAAGATCAGTCAGTGTTTTTCCAAAACAGTGCTAACGATGGCTTCCATGAAGCAATTGGCGATACTATTGCCCTATCAGTTACCCCAGCTTACCTTAAGGAAATCGGCCTAATTGATACCATTCCTGATGAATCAAAAGACATTGGTTTATTAATGAAAATGGCTTTAGAAAAAATTGCCTTTATTCCATTTGGTTTATTAGTTGATCAATGGCGATGGAAAGTTTTCAATGGTGAAATTACGCCTGAAAATTACAATACCGCATGGTGGGAGTTAAGAGAAAAATATCAAGGTGTTAAAGCTCCTATTGCTCGTGCAGCAACGGACTTTGATCCTGGTGCAAAATATCATGTGCCTGGCAATGTGCCTTATTCTCGTTACTTTTTAGCTCATATATTACAGTTTGAATTCCACAAATCATTATGTGAAATTGCTGGCAACGAAGGGTCTATTAACCGTTGTTCTATTTACAACAATAAAGAGGCCGGTGCTAAGTTAAACCAAGTATTAGAAATGGGTTCAAGTCAAACATGGCAAGAAGCTCATAAAGTACTTACCGGCACTGAGCAAATGGATGCAAGTGCAGTGTTAGATTACTTCGCTCCACTTAAGGTATGGTTAGATGAGAAAAACCAAGGCCGTCAATGTGGCTTTTAA
- a CDS encoding DUF4250 domain-containing protein, which translates to MEVSNLLTMESAIVLGIINERLRIECDSYENLLSRYELEEGALNHKMALLGYQYDPTTNQFKGK; encoded by the coding sequence ATGGAAGTAAGTAATTTATTAACCATGGAAAGCGCGATTGTACTTGGAATTATTAATGAACGCTTGCGCATAGAGTGCGACAGTTATGAGAATTTGCTTTCCCGCTATGAACTTGAAGAAGGCGCTCTGAATCATAAAATGGCACTACTTGGCTATCAGTACGACCCAACAACAAACCAATTTAAAGGTAAATAA
- a CDS encoding VOC family protein translates to MAISLTHIALHVKDLEACVSFYQKYADLKIIRDRRPNGPDGKRIVWLAEEGREEDFILIILPGGPGRCQQEHDFSHLGFALETKGDVDDIALRAINEGILAWPCKQEPYPVGYYCGIKDPDGNFVEFSYGQPLGPGAEKSNPDTLPVNTLWDHIYK, encoded by the coding sequence ATGGCTATATCACTCACTCACATCGCCCTTCACGTAAAAGACTTAGAGGCCTGTGTCAGTTTTTATCAAAAATATGCTGACTTAAAAATTATCAGAGATCGTCGACCAAACGGCCCCGATGGTAAACGTATTGTCTGGTTAGCTGAAGAAGGTAGAGAAGAAGATTTCATTCTAATTATACTGCCAGGAGGTCCAGGCAGATGCCAACAAGAACATGATTTTTCCCATTTAGGTTTTGCCTTAGAAACCAAAGGAGACGTTGACGATATTGCTTTAAGAGCAATAAATGAAGGCATTTTAGCCTGGCCATGCAAGCAAGAACCCTATCCTGTTGGATATTATTGTGGAATAAAAGATCCTGACGGCAATTTTGTCGAATTTAGCTACGGACAACCTTTAGGACCAGGAGCAGAAAAGAGTAATCCTGACACCCTGCCCGTAAATACTTTATGGGATCACATATATAAATGA
- the hpf gene encoding ribosome hibernation-promoting factor, HPF/YfiA family, with protein sequence MKINISGHHVEVTEAITDVINSKYEKIANHFPSLMSLNAILTVDKNVHKIEINTNYENQQVAVSATDDDMYVAIGSSVKKMEAALQHRKGVLKANKHNKFHVGQSELVADAHP encoded by the coding sequence ATGAAAATAAATATTTCAGGTCATCACGTAGAAGTTACTGAAGCTATTACTGACGTTATCAATAGTAAATATGAAAAAATCGCAAACCATTTCCCAAGCTTAATGTCCCTTAACGCAATATTAACCGTAGACAAAAACGTTCACAAAATTGAAATTAATACTAACTATGAAAATCAGCAAGTTGCAGTGTCTGCAACAGATGATGACATGTATGTAGCCATTGGCAGCTCTGTTAAAAAAATGGAAGCAGCTCTGCAACATAGAAAAGGTGTTTTAAAAGCAAACAAACACAACAAATTCCACGTGGGTCAATCTGAACTTGTAGCAGATGCACATCCATAA
- a CDS encoding DEAD/DEAH box helicase, which translates to MAFTAFNLDSRLLRAVEHMGFEQPTDIQLQAIPAAMTGQDVIASSKTGSGKTLAFLLPAMQRLIKNRALSKKDPRVLILTPTRELAKQVFSHLKAVSAGTQYKSALILGGENFNDQVKVLDKNPDFIVATPGRLADHLSKGLFYLNGLELLILDEADRMLDLGFAKQLKQINEAADHRKRQTLMFSATLEHGQVEEFAKDLLKKPKRIAIGAISSEHKDITQRFYLSDHLDHKQALLESFIANEDYQQMIIFTATRADTERLAKELNDKELSAVALSGDLAQSERNRVMEAFSKGQNKILVTTDLASRGLDLVNVSHVINFDLPKHAEEYIHRVGRTGRAGSKGDAMSFIGPKDWQSYLNIKALLQQDIEFSVVEGLAAKFKGLKPKVEKKDKSKGSKAKSAQSKKKRSQPKVKKKVILTDEGFADMPMLRKKAGSYVESDDE; encoded by the coding sequence TTGGCATTTACAGCATTTAATCTAGACAGTCGTTTATTGAGAGCCGTTGAACATATGGGCTTTGAACAGCCAACCGATATTCAACTTCAAGCGATCCCTGCAGCAATGACAGGGCAAGATGTTATTGCATCGTCAAAAACTGGCTCTGGTAAAACCTTAGCGTTTTTATTGCCAGCTATGCAGCGTTTAATAAAGAACCGTGCTTTATCTAAAAAAGACCCTAGAGTTTTAATTCTTACCCCAACGCGTGAATTAGCCAAACAAGTGTTTTCTCATTTAAAAGCTGTTTCAGCAGGCACACAATATAAGTCGGCACTTATTTTAGGTGGTGAAAACTTTAATGACCAAGTTAAAGTATTAGATAAAAATCCTGATTTTATTGTTGCCACACCTGGGCGCTTAGCTGATCATTTATCTAAAGGATTATTTTACCTAAATGGTCTAGAGTTACTGATTTTAGATGAAGCCGATAGAATGCTTGATTTAGGTTTTGCAAAGCAATTAAAACAAATTAATGAAGCTGCCGATCATCGCAAACGTCAAACATTAATGTTTTCGGCAACATTAGAGCATGGCCAAGTAGAAGAGTTTGCCAAGGACTTATTGAAAAAACCTAAACGAATTGCTATTGGAGCCATCTCTAGTGAGCATAAAGACATTACTCAGCGCTTTTATTTATCAGATCATTTAGACCATAAACAAGCGTTACTTGAAAGTTTTATTGCCAACGAAGATTATCAACAAATGATCATCTTTACCGCAACTAGAGCCGATACTGAGCGATTAGCAAAAGAGCTAAATGACAAAGAGTTAAGTGCAGTAGCTTTAAGTGGCGATTTAGCGCAAAGCGAACGTAACCGTGTAATGGAAGCTTTCTCAAAAGGTCAAAACAAAATATTGGTTACTACCGATTTAGCCTCTCGTGGATTAGATTTAGTTAATGTCTCTCACGTGATTAATTTTGATCTACCAAAACATGCAGAAGAGTACATACATCGTGTTGGCCGTACTGGTAGAGCTGGCTCTAAAGGTGATGCAATGTCGTTTATTGGCCCGAAAGATTGGCAAAGTTATTTAAATATTAAAGCATTATTACAACAAGATATTGAGTTTTCTGTTGTTGAAGGTTTAGCGGCTAAATTTAAAGGTTTAAAACCTAAAGTTGAAAAGAAAGATAAAAGCAAAGGCAGTAAAGCCAAATCTGCTCAAAGTAAGAAGAAAAGATCTCAGCCTAAGGTTAAAAAGAAAGTTATTTTAACTGATGAAGGGTTTGCTGATATGCCAATGCTACGTAAAAAAGCAGGAAGCTATGTTGAGTCTGACGATGAGTAA
- a CDS encoding DUF3299 domain-containing protein has product MLKKIILLAALVNIIATANVIAATEKHTKNSVENSGSNKVNWNWEKILPEQKQVNNPFAKLTKTQLDDLGYYVGMKQDIEAVEKQSPKYEKLPLRKTELEKLGKYLTAQGIDIDYLLSQRDRVIEARTHNAINVNSSIINQLGTISGYVIPIKRENNKLVEFFLIEENPFGHAGHDHSSPNPNQVIYVNFKSGINVMFKELMTLTGVLTKQTYSAEVTMVDGHTTDMEASYQLELTSYQQN; this is encoded by the coding sequence ATGTTGAAAAAAATAATTCTATTAGCGGCTCTTGTTAATATCATTGCAACAGCCAATGTGATTGCTGCCACAGAAAAACACACGAAAAACTCTGTAGAAAATTCTGGTTCAAATAAAGTAAATTGGAACTGGGAGAAGATCCTTCCTGAGCAGAAGCAAGTAAATAACCCATTTGCCAAACTAACTAAAACTCAATTAGATGACCTAGGTTATTATGTTGGGATGAAGCAAGATATTGAAGCGGTTGAAAAACAAAGTCCAAAATATGAAAAACTGCCCTTACGAAAAACTGAATTGGAAAAATTAGGTAAATATTTAACAGCACAGGGCATCGATATCGATTATTTATTGTCGCAACGCGATAGGGTTATTGAAGCTCGGACACATAATGCCATCAATGTTAATAGCTCTATAATAAATCAATTGGGTACAATTTCTGGTTATGTTATTCCAATCAAACGTGAAAACAATAAATTAGTCGAATTCTTTCTTATCGAGGAAAATCCGTTTGGTCATGCAGGACATGATCATTCCTCGCCAAACCCTAATCAAGTAATTTATGTGAACTTTAAATCGGGCATCAATGTTATGTTTAAAGAGTTAATGACATTAACAGGTGTGCTTACGAAACAAACATATTCAGCAGAAGTGACTATGGTTGATGGGCACACTACGGACATGGAAGCGAGTTATCAACTCGAATTAACGTCTTACCAACAAAATTAA